The stretch of DNA AGTCGTGTGACAGTAGGTTCGATTTGCGAGGCACGAGACGTCGCTGCCAGACCTTCGCGTGAGTATTCAGATTCCACACGGTCACGTTTTGAAAGTCGCTTGCAGCCAACATTTCGCCAGACCGGTCAGACACCAAACAACGGCAGCCAGCTCCGTTTTCTAATACGGCAGCCGCATTCTGCCTCAAGTGATTCCAATAGTACCATTCAAACCCTCGCAGATCGTGGCCACTGCCATCCTCTGTGGGATCATGTCGAGCCAGCAACTCCGAAGCTTGCTTGATGTGACCCTGATCCCATGCCCGCTGAATCTGCTGGAGATCATTTGCATACGCAATCAGCGCGGCATGCTTCTCCGCTTTCCTGCGAAGGGCTTCTTTCTGCTGCACCGTTTTCTGTTGCGCATCGATCACCTTCCGTGAAGAATCGACCTGACCTTTGGTCAGCTCTACCTCCGTTGAAAGTTCCTTGTTCGATTTCAGCACCGTTTGATGCTGCGCGGTTGCCATTCTTCGTTCTCTTTCTGCCGTACGGAATTGAACCTGATACACAACCGCAATGGTCAGGGTGACGAGAACCGCCACGGTCAACCCGGCAATGATCCGGTACGGTTTGCTGACTGACCGGTAGAGCCGTTCCCAATGCGTCGGTGTACGCGTCAGGATTGGTTCGCCCTTCAGGAAGCGACTCAGCTCCATGACGATCTCATCTGCTGACTGAAATCGCTGAGCCGGGTCCTTTTGCAGACACTTTTCGCAGATCGTTTCCAGATCTCTCTCAACGCCCCGATCAATGCGTCGCGCCAAGGGAGCCGCGATGTCCATCCGACCGACTGAATTGAGTTTATCTCCATCGAATGGCATTTCTCCGGTCAGCAACTCAAACAGCACCACACCGAATGAGTAGATGTCACTGCGGAGGTTAATTTCTTTGCGACGTAGTGCCTGCTCAGGAGATTTGTAACCCACTGTGCCGGCACCGGCCGTTTCGGTCCTGATGGAGTCGCTTCTCAGGCGCGCCAATCCGAAATCGGCGATCTTTGGACGCCCCTTTAGATCGAACAGAATGTTCTTAGGCTGCAGGTCGCGATGGACGACATCTTTGCCATGGGCTGCAGCCAATCCTTGCGCCACTGCACGCATCACTCTCACCGAACGCTTGTTCCATTCCGATCGCTTCTTCCTGGGGTTAGTTTCTCGGTGTTTGCGCTCCCGTCGTGACCATGTCACCAGAGTCCCACCTGCCATGTACTCCATCACCAGAAACGGTTCAGAAGAATCACTGCCGACCACGAACAGCGTGATCACGTTCGGATCCTGAATCTTTGCAACCAGTTGTGCTTCCCGACGGAATGCTCCGTACGCCACCGATCCGCTTTGCTCGCGGAATCTCAGCATCTTGACAGCAACGATTCGATCCTCTGCCAATTGTCTGGCTTCGTAGACAGTGCCAAACCCTCCACTATCGATTTTCCGGATGAACCTCAGTCCCTCAATCGCGGGAAACCCTGACCGGGTTTTCGTCATCTCAAGAGCAACCTGTTCCAATTCCTTTCTTAGTTCTGTGTCGAGTCGCGCAAGCCGCTGGCAATACACATCCACCGAGGGAGTGTCGCCCCAACGGTTCAATGCGCCAAACTCTGCGACAAGGATTTCATTTGGCAATTCCTCGACCGCACCCAACTGAGGAAAACGTTCCACATAGGTCAGCAGACTCGGACCTGTGATCTCAGTCTCTGGATCCTCGGCAGTACGCCTCCAGGATTGTTCAACATCAATGGCAATCAATGCGACAAGGAACGTCTTGATTTCGCGGGAGGAGAGCCGTGATCCCGTTGCCTGCGCTGCTTTGTTCAAGTACTTCTGAATCGACGGAGTCGCACCTGAGATCCACGCCCGATCGAATTGGCGCCTCAGGTTCCACAGTATCTTTTCCATAATGATCTGTATTGCCTTACTTAACAGGTCGAGCGAGACTCAACTGACCTCACGACATCAGCCGAGTTTTTCTGCTCGCTCTTCAGCTTCGAGTCGCTGTGCCAATAGACTCTCAAACCTCTTGATTGTTGCGCGGACTGTCGCGATGGAGCAACGGCACGCCTCTGCTATTTCGTCACACGTACGATCATCGTCTTCATCAAGGTAAATGACAAGAATGCTCCGTTCGAATTCCTCCAGATCACACCCGTTGATCGCCTCCTGTAAACACACTCCGACCAGTTGTTCCTGCTCTGGTTGCCCGGCCAGATCAATTGCCGCTTCGACAATCATTGCCAGGCTCTCCGGAGCGACACTGATGACTTTATTCTGTCGCCTGAAGCCAACCATCGTCTTACAGAACACAATTCTCCCCAGGAGTCCGGCGATATTCCACTGAGGCGGGTCGAATTCCGGTTTACCGACGGCGCTAAAGAAGCTGCGAAATCCTTCCTGAACAATTCCACTGGAGTCGTACGTTGCCCGATTGTGCGAATTCATGAGCCGCCGTCGCACTTTCTGCAGCATCTGTCGGACGTATCGTTCGTGCAACTCGGCGGCGGCGTTCTGGTCCCCACCTCGAAATCGCTCCACCAGCTCTCTGTCAATCTCTTTCTCTTTGTCACTTTGTGACATCGCAGATATCTCCTTGAAAAACCGTGCAATTTGTCGTCGTAAATCATTTGTCAGGGGACACGTTCGCGTCCTCCAACATTCTCATTGCGCTGAAGAGCCGTCATGCGGCATCATTTCGCAGGATTTGTCAGAATTTATCGAAAAAGATCCTCAATGTTGCATTCCCAGCGACACAGAACACTGAATTGGGATGGACCGCTACTGCCTGCCTCCACGGGGGATTCCTGTTTCAAGTCCCTCATCCAATGCCAATCGCTGCACCAATGATTCCTCAAACCTCTTGATCGTCGCGCTGACGGTCGCGAAGGAGCAATCGCAAGCATCGGCGATTTCGATGCGGGTTCTATTATCTTTCCGATCGAAATGGATTGCAAGAATTCTTCGTTCAAGTTCAGTCAACTCAGACTCATCCACGACCTGCGAAGGGACCGACTGCACAAACGTTCTCTTTCCAAATACCGCTCCGACAGTGCTGACCGCTGTGGACCACCGCTCACGCGTCGTGACTTTCGTGTTTCCCGTTAGATTCAATTCGTGAAACGCGACATCCGTATTGCCAGGTGCACGACTGAAGGGGAGTTTCTTTACAGCATTGTGAAAGGTGATCCGTCGTGGCAACAGCTCTTCCACGACAGCTTCCTTTAATGGCATCTGGACAACCCAACGCCCTCCCTGGCTTGGACTCTGGCGAACAGTCAACTCGTGTAGCTCGCCGTGATGTGACCGAATCTGCTCTTTTAGTTTGGTTGCACTGCTTTCGTCCGGCATCACAATCTGAATCGCTTTGTAGCGGTCCGAGCCAATGAAACTCCAACTCACCAGTCCGCGCCGTGAAGCAAACCGGATCACGTCTCCTGGCGGTAACGTTTCCAGCAAATGGTTATTCAGTTGCAAGGAGGTAGCCGTGTTTCCTTTATCGGAGCTGTGTGAAGGATTATCTGTAATTCCCCTTGTTCTCGTGTTGTTTCGTGAAGAGCTGGCCAGCACGGCATGAGCATTGATTGGATCAACTACTGCGCGCAAGCACCTGCCGTCTTCCACTATAGCGCAACTTCCTTACTCATTCGTTAACGACTGATTTCTGCCGCGTAGACCAATGCCGAGAACGAACCGGGGCTGAAGCTGACAGCGTATCGATCGTGTGGCGACTTGCGAATTGGCGCTGATGAATGACGGCGCTCACTGGCCGCGCATGAACGTTCAACTCCGCTAATATGCGAGATCGTCCGAACGTCAAGGAATCAAGCCCTATGAATTCATCGCGACCGTGAAAGACGCGCCGATCAACTCCCCTCAGGAAGACGAAGTGCTAGGGACCGTTCTCGCTTACGAATCCCCCGTTTCTGGTGATCCCCGGAATGAACAACGGTTCGATCGGATGCTAGATATGCTGGGCGTCAATCCTGAGACGGACCAATTGGTTGGTACCGATGAACAGGTAATCGAAGCACTGGATAGCGCCCTACGGCTGAGTCCTCGAACTCGCTGATGATCTAATTCGCACCTTTCAATCGATAGCGCTGCTCACGCCACGACTCATATAAAAGTAGTCTTGCCATGAGGTATAGCGATTTTTCATTTTCGGTATGCCGTTTCTGTTATGGCTTCCGTCTCGTGCGAAACACGCAGAGAATCTGGCTTTCCTGTTCCATAACTCGGTAAAGGATGATGTACGCCAGCCCCAGAACGATGAGTTCTGGTGTGCCGATTCTGCCGGGTCGTGGAAACTCTCCTAATCGTTTTACCGCTCGTTCCAAACGTTGAATCCGCTGTTGCACCGGATGCGAATTTTTCCTTCGAACGTAGGCATTTGCCAACTGGAGTCAATTCAGTCTGCTGGTGAGCCAGCGGACTTTCCTCCCCCTAGCTCACGCATTATTTTTTGCACGTCCTTGGCGGATGCTAATTGCCCCTCATCCGCTTCCACAAGCGCAGCCTCAACTTCGTCGATCCGCCATTTCTGCAACGAGATGAATTCGGAGACCGCCCGCTTGATGAGATAGCTCCGGTCCCGGTCCGTTATTTGTGCCAGCTTGTCCAGGAATGCGACGTCATCCGCGTCGAGACGACAGGTGATATTGGTTTTTTGCATATTCCCTCCGTGGTTGTTGCCCCAATCAGAATACATTGTCTTGCGAGACACCGCATCGACTTTCAGCAGATGACCAAGCGGTCCGCTATATTCTGAATGCTCCTTAGTGGAAAACCACTCTGATGAACTGCCTGGATAGACGCCCTTGCGGCGTCGGCACGAAGTGCCGTGTGACCTGTCCGGGGATTCAACACTTTTTGTTTCAACTACAATTTCGGTGACTTTCGCTTCGCTCCTGAACTCGCGAGAGGCTTCCGAATCAACACCAATTCAATCGGAGCCTCCACATCGGCCAGCCGCCCGTCGGCGGTGTACAGTGGTGCGTCCAGGGTGATGGCCAGTGAGAGGCAGGCCCGATCGGCGAAGGAGAGGCCCGCATCTTTGGTTGCCCCATACAGGCTCGCCGCTACCGTCGCCTGTCGTGTATCGAACGCGACGACGTCAATCCGCGCCCCTTCGAGCAGCAGAGCCGTCGCCGCCATGTCGCCGCCGCGCTCCAGCGTTTTTTTCAATACCTCGGAATAATTCACCGCCGACATGATCGCACCGAACAAATGCTGCTCGACCAGATCAGCCCCGCGCTCGCCCTGCGCATAGGCCAACACGGCGGACGCATCGAGTACGACGTCACTCACGTTCGCGCGCCGCCTCGTCGCGATGCTCCTGAATAACCTCATCCGCCAGACTTACCTCCGGCGGCACCAGATTCTGAAAGTAGGCCTGGATCGCCCGCAACGCCTGCTGCGGCGTTTGCAGATGGACCCCGGTCTCATCCTGCACGACCGAGACTTCCGATCCCTTCTTTAACCCAAACGCCGCCCTCACCTCGGCAGGCAACACGATCCGCCCCGAACCATCCACCGTCGCCCCGAACACCCGTCGTCCTTCCGCTTCACCTGCCTGCATGCCGTTCCTCCCTGATTGTGACACCTGCTTTAACGCTGACACACTTTCACAATTCGGTCAAGCACTTTCCACACTGCCGCAAACCACCATCCACGGGATGACAGCCGTTTGTGATAAATAACATCCTTTATTTCCCCCTTGCGCGGAGTGGCGAAGTCGACTACGGTCGGAAGCATGGATGATGATGCGAAGATGATAACGATTCTCAATGGCCACCGAGATTTCGCTCGTGTCGATTTGCCATCGTCGATTCGGGATGCCGGAGCGGCGTTTGCCTGGGACGAGTTTTTTGCCGGGGTCATTCGAAATCACCACACGCGGACGGCCTACTTGCAGGCGGTTCGCAAGTTTCTTGCCTGGGTGGAAGAAACCGAAACTCCACTGGAGCGCATCTCGCCCGGCATGGTGGGGGCCTATTTTAATCAGCATCCGGGAAGTTTGCCGACGAAGAAACTGCATCTCGCGGCGCTGCGTGCATTCTTCGACGTGCTGGTGCAGCGGCACGTGTTGATCCTGAATCCGGCAGCCACGGTTCGCGGAGAACGGTACGCCGTGATTGAGGGCAAAACACCGGAGATTTCGCGAGATCAAGCGCGAGACTTGCTCACATCAATTGACACGACGACACCCATCGGCCGCCGTGACAAGGCGATCATTGCCACGCTGATCTATACGGCCGCGCGTGCCGGAGCTATCGCCAATTTGCGCTTACGGGATTTTGTCTGGGATGGCTCGCAGTACGCGCTGCGTTTTCTGGAAAAAGGAGGCAAGTCGCGCGCGATTCCAATTCGGCACGATCTGCAAGGCTACTTACTGGATTATTTGAATTCATTTGAGTGGCAAACGGAAAAGAGTGAAACCGTCTTGTTTCGCTCTGGCCAGGGAAGAACGGGCCAACTCACCCAGCGTCCGCTCAGGAACATCGACATCTGCCGCATGGTCAAACGTCGCTTGCGGGATGCTGGCTTGCCGCCTCACCTCTCTCCACATTCGTTTCGCGTCGCCACAGTGACTGATTTGCTGAACCAAGGCATCGCGTTGGAAGACGTGCAATACCTGGCCGGACATGCCGATCCAAGGACGACCCGGTTGTACGATCGTCGGCAAAAGCAGGTCACGCGGAATACGGTCGAGCGGATTTCGATTTAACACAGAAAAGTATCGGAAAAGGTTCTTAAAAACAGTGAACAGAAAACAAGACCAGAGGAGCTGGTTAATAAATACTTGAAATCTGTCAGTAAATGTGCCATCTCACAGGTATGGTGGCCTGCCTTTAAAAAACTGTGCCATTGGTTATGAAGGTTTCTGAGCGATTATTGCAAGGAGATCTTTTAATGACGAAACGACGCAGGCGGCATTCGCCGCAGCAGATTGTGAAGAAGTTGCGTGACGCCGATGCGATGCTCAATGCCGGGCAAGACGAAGCGGTCGTGCTGCAGGCGTTGGAAGTCAGCCAAGCGACATTGGACCGTTGGCGGAAACAGTACGGCGGGATGAAGTCAGAGGAGGCGATGCGACTCAAGGCCTTGGAAGATGAGAACCGGCGGCTGAAGGAAATCGTGGCGGACCAGACGTTGGACATCAAGATGTTGAAACACCTTGCGGAGGGAAACTGGTAAGCCCTTTGACCTGCATCAAATTCCTGTACCACCGCTTATGAAGATCGGGTTAGGTAAAGCACGTCCTGTTTTTCATCGGAAGCTTCGTGAGCCCCGTTCGCCTTCGCTGTCGCCTCGGCCTGCGTAGCGGGAGGGGCCGAGGGGGCGGCGATGGTGGGCGGGGCGGACCCCGTTTGTCGAGTTCGAGCTGAGGTCAACCTCTGCCCAAACTCCGCCGGCGTCAAATATCCCAGTGAACTGTGTGGCCGATGCTCGTTGTAATCTTCACGCCAAACTGTTGTCAGCTGTCGTGCCGCTCGCAAACTTTCAAACTCCTCGGTCGCTAAAAACTCATCACGAAACCGGCTGTGAAAGCTTTCCGCAAAACCATTCTCCCACGGACTGCCCGGCGCGATGTACAACGCCTCCACGCCCAACTGTCCTAACCAACTCCGAAGCGCCTGCGCCACAAACTCCGGACCATTGTCGCTGCGAACATGACGCGGCACGCCCCGCATGGCGAACAATTCCGCCAGCGTGTCGATCACATCTTCACTTGTAATGCTGCGATCCACTTTCAAAGCCAAACACTCCCGGGTGTGTTCGTCGACGATCGACAACCACTTCAGCGGACTGCCGCTCGCCGTGCGATCGAACACAAAATCCCACGCCCACACATCGTTCTGGGACGCCGCTTTTCGCCGGTGACAGCCATTGGCAGTCGTTCCCAGACGGCGTTTCTTACGCTTCTTCTGCGGCACTTTCAGCCCTTCTCGACGCCACAGCCGATAGACCCGCGTGTCGCTCGCCCGCCAACCTTCGCGACGCAGCAAATGGGCGATGCGGCGATAACCGAACCGCGAACGACGACCTACCAACTGTAGCATCCGCTTGAGCAAACCATGCTCATCGTCGCGCGGTTGCGCCACATAGCGTTGGCTGCTACGAGGCTGCTTCACCACGTGGCACGCTCGCCGCTCCGACACCGCAAACGTGTGTTGCAGTTCACGGACGGCACTACGCTTTCGAGAAGGGCTTACCAGTTTCCCTCCGCAAGGTGTTTCAACATCTTGATGTCCAACGTCTGGTCCGCCACGATTTCCTTCAGCCGCCGGTTCTCATCTTCCAAGGCCTTGAGTCGCATCGCCTCCTCCGACTTCATCCCGCCGTACTGTTTCCGCCAACGGTCCAATGTCGCTTGGCTGACTTCCAGCGCCTGCAGCACGACCGCTTCGTCTTGCCCGGCATTGAGCATCGCATCGGCGTCACGCAACTTCTTCACAATCTGCTGCGGCGAATGCCGCCTGCGTCGTTTCGTCATTAAAAGATCTCCTTGCAATAATCGCTCAGAAACCTTCATAACCAATGGCACAGTTTTTTAAAGGCAGGCCAGTTGGTTAGGACAGTTGGGCGTGGAGGCGTTGTACATCGCGCCGGGCAGTCCGTGGGAGAATGGTTTTGCGGAAAGCTTTCACAGCCGGTTTCGTGATGAGTTTTTAGCGACCGAGGAGTTTGAAAGTTTGCGAGCGGCACGACAGCTGACAACAGTTTGGCGTGAAGATTACAACGAGCATCGGCCACACAGTTCACTGGGATATTTGACGCCGGCGGAGTTTGGGCAGAGGTTGACCTCAGCTCGAACTCGACAAACGGGGTCCGCCCCGCCCACCATCGCCGCCCCCTCGGCCCCTCCCGCTACGCAGGCCGAGGCGACAGCGAAGGCGAACGGGGCTCACGAAGCTTCCGATGAAAAACAGGACGTGCTTTACCTAACCCGATCTTCATAAGCGGTGGTACAGGAATTTGATGCAGGTCACGTTGACATGGTTACCTTCAGAACAACACTATTTGCCTATAACTTTTGAAACAGTTTTTTACTACCACTGAATCCTTTTATTGCCCTAATCCCACTCAGGATCAACTTGCGTGACGTTTCAAGGTGTTTCAATTGTTCTCGGCCTGACGCAGATTCCTCTCGTACCATTGCCTCCGATAGAGAGATGGCTAAAGCAGCAGCATTCTGCGGTAATGTCAGTGGCTCTGAGTTTCCAAAACAATCTTTCCAGATTCCAATGGTTCTGTTTTCAGGAGCATTGTAGATCTGTTCTCGGCGAACCATGCCGAGCGATGTCAATATCAAAACGCTGCTTCCCGGGTCATCACACAAGCTGGTCGCATACCGACTTCCCCATCTATGGCTGGCCTGTGCCCCATCAAGTAGTAAAGAAATCACAAGATTTGGTCCAATCGCCCGTAATACCTGTTGAACTGGATCAATTCTCGCGAGATCCTCGCAAATTAACGTTGAAATCGCATATCGATTTTTGAGAATCCAAAACAAACATTCCCGCTCTGAGACATCCGTATCTTCCCACCATACTTCCCCTCTCAGCCATCTTCCAAGGTCTTCATTTGTATTGTCGTTAATTTGTAATTGTGAGGCGATGTTGTAACGCATGATTTGAGATTTATCCAATCTCCAGCGGTGATGCTTTACCTGAAGACGACGAAACGACACGTACTTCATATTCGGATTAGTGTCGCTTGGTT from Symmachiella dynata encodes:
- a CDS encoding WD40 repeat domain-containing serine/threonine protein kinase, with the translated sequence MEKILWNLRRQFDRAWISGATPSIQKYLNKAAQATGSRLSSREIKTFLVALIAIDVEQSWRRTAEDPETEITGPSLLTYVERFPQLGAVEELPNEILVAEFGALNRWGDTPSVDVYCQRLARLDTELRKELEQVALEMTKTRSGFPAIEGLRFIRKIDSGGFGTVYEARQLAEDRIVAVKMLRFREQSGSVAYGAFRREAQLVAKIQDPNVITLFVVGSDSSEPFLVMEYMAGGTLVTWSRRERKHRETNPRKKRSEWNKRSVRVMRAVAQGLAAAHGKDVVHRDLQPKNILFDLKGRPKIADFGLARLRSDSIRTETAGAGTVGYKSPEQALRRKEINLRSDIYSFGVVLFELLTGEMPFDGDKLNSVGRMDIAAPLARRIDRGVERDLETICEKCLQKDPAQRFQSADEIVMELSRFLKGEPILTRTPTHWERLYRSVSKPYRIIAGLTVAVLVTLTIAVVYQVQFRTAERERRMATAQHQTVLKSNKELSTEVELTKGQVDSSRKVIDAQQKTVQQKEALRRKAEKHAALIAYANDLQQIQRAWDQGHIKQASELLARHDPTEDGSGHDLRGFEWYYWNHLRQNAAAVLENGAGCRCLVSDRSGEMLAASDFQNVTVWNLNTHAKVWQRRLVPRKSNLLSHDLSHSWDCSVAFSPDGRLVAASGFHLGNPKRTGYVKVWETLSGEELLSIKDDASVSGRTVAFSPDGEFVVAGGYQNTWTAWNVTDKGTRLTSPNSSARQRGRGTLTPQRFSGAGSFDIVSFLGFSDDGTQLYSSCIGAKDSNSWSWETIASGSDRVFRPGGNIQSGIVRVRQNGSMWIARLASFNQKIHLLKHTRDRRLLGPPAFSRPRESASFRDITLSPPSQATCIDFQNRGHISHLIAGGSDHLVYAWVVSDGLDDVVGPEVLHGHEEDITCVGQLPNGRPVSADRSGVIRVWPQRNPEALDLETGNIVELTPGTPNDTIRVVRIRNNDGQLSEFPLREGELLSASLLSDRENYLALATYSHRRDVSPPRLILWDRAQGTQVLEYPCVGGGPGRWALSLDESTFAACVSPTQIKVWAIRSDDEPRSINVAKYSRMALSHAGRRLAARVGEAVAVWDLVTGERLCEIPAARQQGKVPAGFTFFSDGMKLAISTEPPEFFDVESGIRLDIPLEQVAEEEAVSQGIRRLYRVNDRSLDICCASTFRPLLSVPLRRSIGSEQPVAVREVAGANGFSASESIDRLLKELVAGWENPAVK
- a CDS encoding IS3 family transposase is translated as MSERRACHVVKQPRSSQRYVAQPRDDEHGLLKRMLQLVGRRSRFGYRRIAHLLRREGWRASDTRVYRLWRREGLKVPQKKRKKRRLGTTANGCHRRKAASQNDVWAWDFVFDRTASGSPLKWLSIVDEHTRECLALKVDRSITSEDVIDTLAELFAMRGVPRHVRSDNGPEFVAQALRSWLGQLGVEALYIAPGSPWENGFAESFHSRFRDEFLATEEFESLRAARQLTTVWREDYNEHRPHSSLGYLTPAEFGQRLTSARTRQTGSAPPTIAAPSAPPATQAEATAKANGAHEASDEKQDVLYLTRSS
- a CDS encoding tyrosine-type recombinase/integrase — protein: MDDDAKMITILNGHRDFARVDLPSSIRDAGAAFAWDEFFAGVIRNHHTRTAYLQAVRKFLAWVEETETPLERISPGMVGAYFNQHPGSLPTKKLHLAALRAFFDVLVQRHVLILNPAATVRGERYAVIEGKTPEISRDQARDLLTSIDTTTPIGRRDKAIIATLIYTAARAGAIANLRLRDFVWDGSQYALRFLEKGGKSRAIPIRHDLQGYLLDYLNSFEWQTEKSETVLFRSGQGRTGQLTQRPLRNIDICRMVKRRLRDAGLPPHLSPHSFRVATVTDLLNQGIALEDVQYLAGHADPRTTRLYDRRQKQVTRNTVERISI
- a CDS encoding type II toxin-antitoxin system VapC family toxin; the encoded protein is MSDVVLDASAVLAYAQGERGADLVEQHLFGAIMSAVNYSEVLKKTLERGGDMAATALLLEGARIDVVAFDTRQATVAASLYGATKDAGLSFADRACLSLAITLDAPLYTADGRLADVEAPIELVLIRKPLASSGAKRKSPKL
- a CDS encoding AbrB/MazE/SpoVT family DNA-binding domain-containing protein translates to MQAGEAEGRRVFGATVDGSGRIVLPAEVRAAFGLKKGSEVSVVQDETGVHLQTPQQALRAIQAYFQNLVPPEVSLADEVIQEHRDEAARERE
- a CDS encoding RNA polymerase sigma factor, with amino-acid sequence MSQSDKEKEIDRELVERFRGGDQNAAAELHERYVRQMLQKVRRRLMNSHNRATYDSSGIVQEGFRSFFSAVGKPEFDPPQWNIAGLLGRIVFCKTMVGFRRQNKVISVAPESLAMIVEAAIDLAGQPEQEQLVGVCLQEAINGCDLEEFERSILVIYLDEDDDRTCDEIAEACRCSIATVRATIKRFESLLAQRLEAEERAEKLG
- a CDS encoding transposase — translated: MTKRRRRHSPQQIVKKLRDADAMLNAGQDEAVVLQALEVSQATLDRWRKQYGGMKSEEAMRLKALEDENRRLKEIVADQTLDIKMLKHLAEGNW
- a CDS encoding CopG family ribbon-helix-helix protein gives rise to the protein MQKTNITCRLDADDVAFLDKLAQITDRDRSYLIKRAVSEFISLQKWRIDEVEAALVEADEGQLASAKDVQKIMRELGGGKSAGSPAD
- a CDS encoding type II toxin-antitoxin system RelE/ParE family toxin, with the protein product MANAYVRRKNSHPVQQRIQRLERAVKRLGEFPRPGRIGTPELIVLGLAYIILYRVMEQESQILCVFRTRRKP